The genomic window TAGGGCGAAGCGATGCTGGGGTTTCTGACGGCGAGGCAGGCCGGTCTGGACGACCCTCTGCGACTGAGACGTGCAGAGTCGACGAGAAGGTGAGAGAGAAGACAAGTATCTCAGCCAGAATAAAGACTTCATATTCATACTTCACATAACTGCTCATGGAGCTCACGAACTCTTGACTTTGAGGCTGTATGAAGTTGTTTCAATGCCTAAATAAAGAGAAGAGTTGACCAATATTTGAGAAACTTTTACTGGCTAATGTTTATAAAAGTCCCTCAATAAATGATCCTTGTGATTAATATCAGAATGTGTCAACAGTATATTTTCTAGGGATTGGCTTACCAATTAGAATAATAATGGTTTCATTATTGTGTCTTTTTGCTGTCTCTTTTCtactattattataaataatgcaCTCTGGCTTTAATGTCTGATATGAATGAATGCATTGTCCAGTAATGCTCctcacttcttctttctttatcttCAAAGGGTCCTGAGTCTGACGTTGAATCCTGACAGAGAGGTGGACAGAATCCATGGAAATGCCATCAACACCATAGACATTGAAGTAATAGAAGGCAGATAGTAAGTCCACTTGGTCCTCATTAGGTTTGTAACAGTTAACCGGTATCGCGGTATACTGTGACGTCGATATTAACGGTTATCGTACACAGGTGGGGTCTGGCCGGGCTGTCGGGCTCCGACAGTATATGTCAAAAATGGTATTAATTCACaagacattattttaaaagctcACATCTgatgttatttttcatttagtCTTTTTCGTTTGACAGGTTATAGTGCTGCTACCATGTAAACTAACATGctatatataacatattacacacaaatgctattaaaagaaaatcagatttataattatgtttaatattataattattttctcaatctTGTAAGGGTCATTGTGACTGCTAATTATAATTTTGTATAATAACAACAGCAATAATATTaacaacaatattattaataatagtaatattaaCAATACTATATAATAAGCTGTAAAACTGATATTTTCTGATATAGATAACGAATTGTAAAAATCTCATACTTTTACAACCCTCGTTGGAATTTACTATCGCTGATTAATGAATTGCATCGTAATCTTCCCCTGAAACTGTTTGtgaaaagcaacatttgtgaaaaGCCAGTTGTAGGTTTATCTTGGGCAGACGTTTGTGATAAGAGGCTAGTGTAATGGGGGTGAAAGACGTTTAGTTTTTGGCGACACACAGCATGGGGAAGTCAGAATTGAAAAAAGAGGGTAATCCCCATACCGAAACCTTTCACGGAGAACTACCGGCACGCATACTTTGGTAGAAAGGAATATGGCAGTTGTGTGGAGGAAGCAATGCCAACTGTGAAGTCAACCTTGTCGTTGTCCAGCATGTTGTCTGGTGGAGCAGATGGAGTGATCGTCATCTATGACCTGGAGAACTACAGTGGGAAAACACAGTACACCTGCAAGGCAGTTTGCACAGTCGGCAGGTGAGCGTGACGCCGATTACTGATTCTGTCCACTGGAGGGTGGCACTGCATTGAGCTCTCACAGTACCATGTTGTTTGAGCTGGTTCACAGCCATGTCCTTAAATCAATACACTTTTAAGTGACGTGGCATGAATCTGAAAGTGTCTTATTTTAGTTCTTACtcatgtcagtgtttttttttaatggtattGTGAGCGGAAGAATTCTACAAAATCGTATTTTGTACACTCTGATTGTGAAGCCGATCTAATGTGTGCCAATGTGACCTCAGGCTAAACTGTGATGTCAGAATGTATTTACCGTTGCTCCGTGAAACATCTGTCATGAGAGCATGGCTGTGCAAGGCGACAGGAGAATGTAGCATCATTGTTTGCCATGTGAATCTAGCTTAATTGTCTGCACGGGTCAGATTAATTTACACTACTTTACTGTGCTTAAACTActctatttttgtgttttgagcATACTTGGTGGGTTAGTGTCACCTGTCTGTGAAGTTTTGTATTAATCCCGtcgcatttttatttattaatatgtttatttttaggTCGAATCGGTATGTCCACAAGTTCAGCGTAGAGACGGTCCAGTGGTATCCTCATGACACGGGCATGTTTGTGTCCAGCTCCTTTGACAAGACCATGAAAGTCTGGGACACTGAGACACTGAAGGTAAGGAATGTCACCCATTGTCACTCCACGTGAAACGTTATATCCACTGAGTTACCGGTTTTAAGGAGCACCTGTATTTTTAGTTCCCCCTTGTGTAAACTTGAAAGGAAAGAATTggaaacactttaaaaataagCTGTATAAACTGATAATAGAGCTGAATCAACATATACACTTGTATGGATGTCCCCAATGACCTGGTAACTCATTTGAGATTAGTTTATTTAGTAACTAAGctgtcatttgttttctttcctttttttgttgttatccTTTCACGATCTCTTCCCTGCACTTTTCTTATTTTCCACTTGCCTTCTGCCTTTCTGTGCCACGTAGTCCCATATGGCAGGCCCTGAGCTGTGCTCGAGTTACACTGGCACCACGGTTACCTCAAAAGGTCAGGGAAGGGACAGGAAAGAACCACGGCTATTTATGTAACACAAATGTGTcccacaccaacacacacacacacgcgcgtgcgcacacacacacgggtattAAATGAGTTATTCTGGTTTTGTATTTACACATTAGTGTATGCGTATCATTGGTGTGCACATAGTTAATGTGTTTGCATGGTATTTTTGTGcaaagtaagtgtgtgtgtgtgtgtgtgtgtgtgtgtgtgtgcgcatgtgtgtgtgtgtgtgtgtgtgtgtgtgcgtgcccgCCCGCCCCCATTAGCCAGTGCTGGCACACACTGACAAATGGGACACAGAAAGGCTTTTTATATTTGCTGAAGAATTTGCATTGTAACCGCCGCTGCTGCTCGGATGAGCTGCCTTCTGAGCTGTggtgccccctccctctcttttatttttacctAATCCATCCTCTGAACTATCTGTGCTGTACTGTGGTGCATTTATACTACAGTTACACTTTGAGGCCCGGGGCTTTATTTAAGGTCATGGCTGTATATTTTACCGTGGAATTGAGATGCTCTTTCAGTGTACAGAgcactaaacacacagaaagctgaccttctctttctctcactttctcatTCTTCAGCCTGCTGAAGTTTTTGAGTTTGAGGACAACGTCTACAGCCACCACCTGTCCCCCATCGCCAGGAAGCACAGTCTCATCGCAGGTGTGTGACAAATGCAGCCACCGTTTTCGCTGATCTCAAGGCCGAACAACTCGTGGAATTCACGTCGTACCTGTGCTCCACGCTGCCCCACCGCACACACCGCCCCGACAGCTTCTCCCGGTTTCCGCCCCCAGGTTATGAAGTGACGTGGGCCAGCTCCTGGCGCGTCATCAGTGTGTCAGGAGCTGGTTGAACATCATGGATTCCCATGTCAAGGAAGATTTCAGTGGCAAAATATTGTAAGAATCTAGTTGCCGCCTCACCACGTTGCCAAGCAGGACCAACGGGTTTCTCGTGcctgctgagtgtgtgtgtgtgtgctcattaatgagcacacacacacacactcagtttaTTTGTAATGCTTAATGTGTCCTTCCCTCTCAGGGGTGTTTCAAATGCTTGCCAAACAAGTTGCAGACATCTCTGAAGTCTTCTATTTAATCTAAGAGACAGTTGAACGggaatacgtttttttttttttaaactttaccTACTAGCTTGCCCTCGTCCCACGTGTAGATGGGTGTGTTAGTTCATGATTATCAGAAGTTCATATCAgttagtttttgttttaaccACACCTTGTCTGTGAGAATCTGCCACTTCCAATTGTACCTTTCTAAAGCACCTGTGCCTTATACAGACACGTTGTAGATTATACGCACACGTTTATCACAATCTGTAAAGTGTAACAATATTGCTAAGTAGGATTATTAAAACTATGATTTCATGTAATCTTCCACTTTAAaggttgtctttttttcagtgtttaaaacaaaaacatcataaTGGCCGCCTTTTGaatctctttttgtctttttgtctccgTGTTTTCAGTTGGCACCAAAGACCCTAAAATCCAGCTGTGTGATCTGAAGTCTGGGTCACGGATTCAGGTTCTTCAGGGTTAGTGAACCAGaccacaaatgcacacacttaCTTTTCCTGctgttatttaatttgaaaaaaaaacaataactttCCCCCTTCAGGTCACAGAGCAGAGGTCCTGTCTGTGCGGTGGTCGCCCAGACACGAGCACATCTTGGCAACTGCCAGGTAGGCCCAGTTGACTGCTGGTCAATCTGTGGAGGTTAAGCCTCACTTAGTTTGCCCTCATAGGCGGCGGCACATCAAGGAGTACTGTCGGGTGTGGGGGAATCGCCACCATGCAGTTCCCAGCAGTTCTAGTCACCTCAGTGCCTGCCCATCTGGCCACATTGCAGCCCTGAGTCAAGTGTAATGCCGCCACATCGCTAGCAGTAGCCCTGTCAGTATAGCATATGGTAGATACAGTCCGCACCTGTTTTATGCTACATTAGACCTGCTAATTAACCTATTGGGAACAGTGTGCCGCTCTCCCCGTGGACTGTAAGTGATTTTGAAAACAACTGTtactgagagacacagagaagtGTATGATATTCTATTATGGAGCAGCATGTACCCAACAGAAAACTGACCTTTTTAAAACCAACACTGGTGTGACACATATGTTTGAGCATGTGTTGTACCTCTACATCCCTGTGTTGTATTTAGTGGGATGATCACACTTCtccttattttttaattgtttatagaaatgttttaattaaccAGGagattgtaaaacaaaaatgattccCTCATTTTCCTTCTAAGTGCAGACAGCAAAGTGAAAGTTTGGGATGTGCGCCGGGCCTCTGGTTGTCTCTTCACTCTGGATCAGCACAACGGAGACAAAACCAAAGCCGCCTCTGAAGCAGGTACTGTTACCTCTCTCACTTTTTTTCCAGtgtccttttttcccctcattcaTGCAGTGGGCGGGGCTCTTGGCACACATACTTTATTTAGAGAAGGAAAGTGCCAGGCATTGACAGTTATTGTCAGACGGCCTCATTGGTGGAAAACATGTGGGTTTCGTTTGTATGCCACCGCAGTGCATCATCACATCACACATTTCCCCTCCCTCAACCATATCGATCTGCCAATCGATGTCCTTTTAGAAACCCCAAGATATGGTGGTGCTGCACAGATTTACTGTCCACATAGAATAGGATATGAGGTGCATATTAGccaaaaatgtcttttttaaaaagcttaagAATTGATCTCAAGTCACATAATTCATCTTCTTGGTGACTGATGCTTCTAATGATGCATTTAGAAGCTGGTGGTAGTAGAAAATTGAGTATTCGCTGTTTTGTTGTAATAGAAGACATGGGATTTTACCAACGATTACACTCGAAGCATGCCA from Cyclopterus lumpus isolate fCycLum1 chromosome 9, fCycLum1.pri, whole genome shotgun sequence includes these protein-coding regions:
- the ercc8 gene encoding DNA excision repair protein ERCC-8, with amino-acid sequence MLGFLTARQAGLDDPLRLRRAESTRRVLSLTLNPDREVDRIHGNAINTIDIEVIEGRYMLSGGADGVIVIYDLENYSGKTQYTCKAVCTVGRSNRYVHKFSVETVQWYPHDTGMFVSSSFDKTMKVWDTETLKPAEVFEFEDNVYSHHLSPIARKHSLIAVGTKDPKIQLCDLKSGSRIQVLQGHRAEVLSVRWSPRHEHILATASADSKVKVWDVRRASGCLFTLDQHNGDKTKAASEAVNTAHNGRVNGLCFTADGLHLLTTGTDDRMRLWNSATGENTLVNYGKVSNGSRKRLQFTVSRGCSPELVFVPCESSVAVYAVHTGALVTMLRGHYNNVDCCEFHPDYQELYTGGKDCNILAWIPVLRASDVEEESKSANQAAAADPSSVNPAFQDAWSSDED